Proteins encoded within one genomic window of Triticum urartu cultivar G1812 unplaced genomic scaffold, Tu2.1 TuUngrouped_contig_100, whole genome shotgun sequence:
- the LOC125526414 gene encoding B3 domain-containing protein REM20-like — protein sequence MAGLEGFEFFKIVIEKSCSSQRLPDKFAKMLAGREPHKVKLREAGSGLHRLWEVLVVFDGEGHMYLGPGWEHFARAHELQLGYFLVFRYDGDAMFTMKMFDNTMCRMYYQHDDDASNGSSSRDDEEQSRDHDEERSGDDEQSGDDEEQPILADDEHAMVVADDDPAMVVADDDLAMVVADDDLAMVVADDDLAMVVADNDLAMVVADDDLAMVAAPAIPQLGDRTMPIVVEEYIRVGIRHSERIRLMKEKEE from the exons ATGGCTGGCTTGGAAGGTTTTGAGTTCTTCAAGATCGTAATTGAGAAATCTTGCAGTAGCCAG aggctgcctgacaAGTTTGCGAAGATGCTCGCCGGCCGTGAGCCCCACAAAGTGAAGCTGCGGGAGGCCGGCAGCGGGCTTCACAGGCTGTGGGAAGTGTTGGTGGTGTTTGATGGTGAAGGCCACATGTACCTAGGGCCCGGCTGGGAGCATTTCGCCCGCGCCCATGAGCTACAGCTCGGGTACTTCCTTGTCTTCCGCTACGACGGCGACGCCATGTTCACCATGAAGATGTTCGACAACACCATGTGCCGCATGTACTACCAGCACGACGACGATGCCA gcaatgggagcagcagcaggGATGACGAGGAGCAGAGCAGGGATCACGATGAGGAGCGGAGCGGGGATGACGAGCAGAGCGGGGATGACGAGGAGCAGCCTATTCTGGCTGATGACGAACAtgctatggtggtggctgacGATGACCCTGCTATGGTGGTGGCGGATGACGACCTTGCTATGGTGGTGGCGGACGACGACCTCGCTATGGTGGTGGCGGACGACgacctcgcgatggtggtggcgGACAACGACCTTGCTATGGTGGTGGCGGACGACGACCTCGCGATGGTGGCGGCGCCTGCAATCCCACAGCTTGGCGACAGGACCATGCCAATTGTGGTAGAGGAATACATCCGCGTTGGGATTCGCCACTCTGAGCGCATCAGGTTGATGAAGGAGAAGGAGGAGTGA